The following coding sequences are from one Oryzisolibacter sp. LB2S window:
- a CDS encoding helix-turn-helix domain-containing protein produces the protein MRPAPLRPAAAVSTAAAQPQRYLTNDEAAEYLRLSPRTLEKQRVIGGGPRFRKFGRRVMYAVADLDAWAADRSFETTSDPEYAEHHSADSRAR, from the coding sequence ATGCGTCCCGCTCCTTTGCGGCCTGCCGCCGCTGTCTCAACTGCTGCCGCGCAGCCCCAACGCTATCTGACCAACGACGAAGCCGCCGAATACCTGCGCCTGTCGCCGCGCACGCTGGAAAAGCAGCGCGTGATCGGCGGCGGCCCGCGCTTTCGCAAGTTCGGCCGGCGCGTCATGTACGCCGTGGCCGACCTCGATGCCTGGGCCGCCGACCGCAGCTTCGAGACGACTTCCGATCCCGAATACGCCGAGCACCACTCGGCCGACAGCCGTGCGCGCTGA
- a CDS encoding ArsI/CadI family heavy metal resistance metalloenzyme, with product MKRFHVHLHVDDLNRSIGFYSQLFAAQPARVEGDYAKWMLEDPPVNFAISTRGNKPGIDHLGIQTDDAEELAVLKARAEAADMTLLDEGTTTCCYARSEKHWITDPQGVAWEHFHTLGNIPVFNEAAPAATSAAACCTPVRGKPVGVAVKPASSCC from the coding sequence ATGAAGCGCTTTCACGTCCACCTGCACGTCGATGACCTGAACCGCAGCATCGGCTTCTATTCCCAACTGTTCGCCGCGCAGCCCGCGCGCGTCGAAGGCGACTACGCCAAATGGATGCTCGAAGACCCGCCGGTCAACTTCGCCATCTCCACACGTGGCAACAAGCCGGGCATCGACCACCTGGGTATCCAGACCGACGATGCCGAGGAATTGGCGGTGCTGAAGGCCCGCGCCGAGGCGGCCGACATGACGCTGCTGGACGAGGGCACCACGACCTGCTGCTACGCGCGCAGCGAGAAGCACTGGATCACCGATCCGCAGGGCGTGGCCTGGGAGCACTTCCACACGCTGGGCAACATTCCGGTCTTTAACGAAGCGGCGCCTGCAGCGACTTCCGCCGCAGCGTGCTGTACCCCGGTGCGCGGCAAGCCGGTGGGCGTTGCGGTGAAGCCGGCTTCCTCCTGCTGCTGA
- a CDS encoding helix-turn-helix transcriptional regulator: MAAGNSLAKALKTVRKARGLSQEAFSDVSSRTYMSTLERDLKSPTLNKLAELCEVMEIHPLTLLTLAYAGNSPHKADELLAQVRQELEAVLKERDAAKPRA; this comes from the coding sequence GTGGCGGCTGGGAACTCATTGGCGAAGGCGTTGAAGACAGTTAGAAAGGCCCGTGGCTTGAGCCAGGAAGCCTTCTCTGACGTGTCCAGCCGTACCTATATGAGTACCCTCGAACGCGACCTGAAAAGCCCGACCTTGAACAAGCTGGCCGAGCTGTGCGAGGTGATGGAGATCCACCCGCTCACACTGCTGACGCTGGCCTATGCGGGCAATAGCCCGCACAAGGCCGACGAACTGCTGGCGCAGGTGCGCCAGGAGCTGGAGGCGGTGTTGAAGGAACGCGACGCGGCGAAGCCGCGCGCGTGA
- a CDS encoding arsenate reductase ArsC: protein MTTDKTYNALFICTGNSARSILAEGILNELGQGRFRAYSAGSHPKGEVHPLALATLERLHMPTAGYRSKNWDEFAAPGAPELDFIFTVCDNAAGEVCPVWPGRPMSAHWGVPDPAAVEGTDEQKRKAFTDAALTLRRRIELFLSLPMQRLDAMSLQHELRSIGTK, encoded by the coding sequence ATGACCACCGACAAGACCTACAACGCCCTGTTCATCTGCACGGGTAACTCGGCCCGCTCCATCCTGGCCGAAGGCATCCTCAATGAATTGGGCCAGGGGCGCTTTCGCGCCTACTCGGCGGGCAGCCACCCCAAGGGCGAAGTCCACCCACTGGCGCTCGCCACGCTGGAGCGGCTGCACATGCCGACCGCCGGCTACCGCAGCAAGAACTGGGACGAGTTCGCGGCGCCCGGTGCGCCGGAGCTGGATTTCATCTTCACGGTCTGCGACAACGCCGCCGGCGAGGTCTGCCCCGTGTGGCCGGGACGCCCGATGTCGGCGCATTGGGGTGTGCCTGATCCCGCAGCCGTCGAGGGCACCGACGAACAGAAGCGCAAGGCATTCACGGATGCGGCGCTGACCTTGCGCCGGCGCATCGAGCTATTCCTGTCGCTGCCGATGCAACGCCTGGATGCCATGTCGCTGCAGCACGAGCTGCGCAGCATCGGCACGAAGTGA
- a CDS encoding DUF2958 domain-containing protein — protein sequence MPQPLATVPERAQLLANGEARAAGRAIDPVPVVRLFTPDAHVTWLLAALDPADGDTAWGLIDLGIGMPAQGTVKLSELAGIVGPHQQPVMRDLYFRPTRTLSEYTRLAERDGAIPD from the coding sequence ATGCCCCAGCCACTCGCCACCGTCCCGGAGCGCGCGCAACTGCTCGCCAACGGCGAGGCCCGCGCCGCTGGCCGGGCCATCGACCCGGTGCCCGTGGTGCGGCTGTTCACGCCGGACGCGCATGTGACCTGGCTGCTGGCTGCGCTCGATCCCGCCGATGGCGACACCGCCTGGGGCCTCATCGACCTGGGAATCGGAATGCCGGCGCAAGGAACCGTCAAGCTGTCCGAGCTGGCTGGCATCGTCGGGCCGCATCAGCAGCCCGTGATGCGCGACCTCTATTTCCGCCCCACGCGCACGCTGTCGGAATACACCCGGCTGGCCGAGCGCGACGGGGCCATCCCGGACTGA
- a CDS encoding DUF2285 domain-containing protein, translating into MVDPHHVVHWYPTAAYLYVLWLDALALAWEYLRRHPDYRLDWLRCHRRPQAAQEAAHRWGLRLLEDPILDARDAHPAWLPGHAAVVQLYPDADPPQDAAAFAFWRIPGHKQLLHDGKGLALIARSPGRCLRFALAPGLEDGMAVAYAHRGGAAAPARSQAPGAALVDAKPRPTPSALLELHTLQALDATLAGASLREVGEGLFGMDAVADWYSDGGLRSKVRRLVRRGDELMRGGYRRLAQLPPPEKGRFDGDAKRP; encoded by the coding sequence ATGGTCGATCCCCATCACGTCGTGCATTGGTATCCAACTGCGGCATACCTATACGTCTTGTGGCTGGATGCGCTCGCACTGGCTTGGGAATACCTGCGCAGGCATCCCGACTACCGGCTCGACTGGCTGCGCTGTCACCGTCGGCCACAGGCGGCACAGGAAGCGGCGCACCGCTGGGGCTTGCGCCTGCTGGAAGACCCGATACTGGATGCACGCGACGCGCATCCGGCTTGGCTGCCTGGCCATGCAGCCGTAGTGCAGCTCTATCCCGACGCTGACCCGCCACAGGATGCCGCCGCTTTCGCGTTCTGGCGCATCCCCGGCCACAAGCAGTTGCTCCACGACGGCAAAGGGCTGGCGTTGATCGCGCGCAGCCCAGGCCGTTGCCTGCGCTTCGCGCTCGCGCCTGGACTGGAAGACGGCATGGCTGTCGCCTATGCCCACCGCGGCGGTGCTGCAGCGCCTGCGCGCAGCCAAGCACCCGGTGCGGCCCTGGTCGATGCCAAGCCCAGGCCAACACCTTCCGCGCTGCTGGAACTGCATACCCTGCAGGCGCTCGACGCGACCCTGGCGGGCGCGTCCTTGCGCGAGGTCGGCGAAGGCTTGTTCGGCATGGACGCCGTGGCCGATTGGTACAGCGACGGCGGGCTGCGCTCGAAGGTGCGCCGCCTGGTACGGCGTGGCGATGAATTGATGCGCGGCGGCTATCGCCGATTAGCACAGCTTCCGCCGCCTGAGAAGGGCCGTTTTGATGGAGACGCAAAACGTCCCTGA
- a CDS encoding replication initiator protein A, with protein sequence MSSPALPSRQRPLQEREQLDLFRALPGDMAPRDSQDLMAFPFFSLAKSRRVAPIDFRAGNVTIRVEGTAEHGIATIWDADVLIWAASQIVEARDAGFRSSRLMQATPYEILRFIGRGTSLRDYQRLKAALDRLQSTTVATSIRETTGRRLHRFSWINEWKELADAKGTPLGLELILPDWFYAGVVDAALVLTIDPAYFRLTGGIERWLYRLVRKHGGRQPGGWQFDFRHLYRKSGSATRFSDFAYDLRTLVARQSLPGYALGIERMPDNGAELLTFRPVPYTARG encoded by the coding sequence ATGTCCAGCCCTGCGCTGCCGTCCCGGCAGCGGCCGTTGCAAGAGCGCGAACAGCTCGACCTGTTCCGCGCCTTGCCCGGCGACATGGCGCCGCGCGACAGCCAGGACTTGATGGCCTTTCCGTTCTTCTCGCTGGCGAAGTCGCGGCGCGTCGCGCCGATCGACTTCCGGGCGGGGAACGTCACGATCCGCGTGGAAGGCACGGCCGAGCATGGCATCGCCACGATTTGGGACGCGGACGTGCTGATATGGGCGGCCTCGCAGATCGTGGAAGCCCGCGACGCGGGCTTCCGCTCGTCGCGGCTGATGCAGGCCACGCCCTACGAGATCCTGCGGTTCATCGGGCGCGGTACGTCGCTGCGCGACTACCAGCGCCTCAAGGCCGCCCTCGACCGGCTGCAATCGACCACGGTGGCCACGTCGATCCGCGAGACGACCGGACGGCGCCTGCATCGCTTCTCGTGGATCAACGAGTGGAAGGAACTGGCCGATGCCAAGGGCACGCCCTTGGGGCTGGAGCTGATCTTGCCGGACTGGTTCTATGCCGGCGTCGTGGACGCCGCCCTGGTGCTGACCATCGACCCGGCGTATTTCCGGCTGACGGGCGGCATCGAGCGCTGGCTGTACCGGCTGGTGCGCAAGCACGGTGGCCGACAGCCGGGCGGCTGGCAGTTCGATTTCCGACACCTGTATCGGAAATCGGGCAGCGCTACGCGCTTCTCGGACTTCGCCTACGACCTGCGCACGCTGGTCGCGCGGCAGTCGCTGCCGGGCTACGCCCTGGGCATCGAGCGGATGCCGGACAACGGCGCCGAGCTGCTGACCTTTCGGCCCGTGCCATACACGGCACGGGGATAA
- a CDS encoding helix-turn-helix domain-containing protein: MNETQAISALGALAHTQRLRVFRALVVAGPEGLTPSVLADQLDVARNSLSFHLKELAHAGLVTIEQQGRNLIYRADFTQMNGLLGYLTEHCCQGGACEVTESSSACTSC; this comes from the coding sequence ATGAACGAGACCCAAGCCATTTCCGCCCTCGGCGCCCTGGCCCATACCCAGCGGCTGCGCGTGTTCCGCGCCCTGGTGGTCGCCGGCCCCGAAGGGCTGACACCCAGCGTCCTCGCCGACCAGCTCGACGTGGCCCGCAACTCCCTGTCCTTCCACCTGAAAGAACTGGCCCATGCCGGCCTGGTCACCATCGAGCAGCAGGGCCGCAACCTGATCTACCGCGCCGACTTCACCCAGATGAATGGGCTGCTCGGCTATCTGACCGAGCACTGCTGCCAGGGCGGCGCGTGCGAGGTCACCGAATCCTCCTCTGCCTGTACTTCCTGCTGA
- a CDS encoding DUF736 domain-containing protein, giving the protein MANIGTFTADKDGFTGTLRTLTLNVKAKLVPNDKGSSENAPDFRLQAAGHDIGAAWKKTSEAGRDYLSVTLDDPSFPAPVYARLIEGEDGTHDLIWSRSKPQAA; this is encoded by the coding sequence ATGGCCAACATCGGCACCTTCACCGCAGACAAAGACGGCTTCACCGGCACGCTTCGCACCCTGACACTCAACGTCAAGGCCAAGCTGGTTCCCAACGACAAGGGCAGCAGCGAGAACGCCCCCGACTTCCGCCTCCAGGCCGCCGGCCACGACATCGGCGCGGCGTGGAAGAAGACAAGCGAGGCCGGGCGCGATTACCTGTCCGTGACCCTCGACGATCCTTCGTTCCCGGCTCCGGTCTATGCCCGCCTGATCGAAGGCGAGGACGGCACGCACGACCTTATCTGGTCGCGCAGCAAGCCCCAGGCGGCGTGA